One window from the genome of Acinetobacter sp. LoGeW2-3 encodes:
- a CDS encoding DoxX family protein, whose translation MLNPDLTLQKIFLTPTTEALINLVARVLTSFIFLGSAWMKIQNYDATAGYMESFNVPSELLPLSILLVGGGGLAILFGFQARIAALALAAFTFICGFIFHGAEEEIIHLMKNIAMTGGLLFLFLHGAGRFSLDYLMTRNTGPQHRI comes from the coding sequence ATGCTTAATCCCGATTTGACCTTACAAAAAATCTTCCTCACGCCCACTACTGAAGCCCTGATTAATCTGGTGGCGCGTGTACTTACTTCCTTTATCTTCCTCGGTTCAGCCTGGATGAAAATCCAGAATTACGATGCCACAGCAGGCTATATGGAATCATTTAATGTGCCCAGTGAATTGCTACCACTCAGTATTCTTCTTGTTGGAGGTGGCGGGTTAGCAATCCTGTTCGGCTTTCAGGCACGTATAGCGGCACTGGCTTTAGCAGCCTTTACCTTTATCTGTGGTTTTATTTTTCATGGTGCTGAGGAAGAGATTATTCACCTGATGAAAAATATTGCCATGACCGGTGGTCTGTTATTCCTGTTTCTGCACGGTGCAGGGCGTTTTAGCCTGGACTATCTGATGACGCGCAATACTGGGCCGCAACATAGAATTTAA
- a CDS encoding NirD/YgiW/YdeI family stress tolerance protein, whose translation MNKYMILSALLTIASLSLWAKTDEDIFNEAKTNVVSIAQAKELNDETGVTLNGQIVRQLATQSDEFELKDKTGSIIIEVDDDQWKPLRLKAGDHVRILGEVDTHSDEPTDIDVIQIERVK comes from the coding sequence ATGAATAAATATATGATTTTGAGTGCATTGCTTACTATTGCCAGCCTATCCCTCTGGGCAAAAACAGATGAAGATATTTTTAATGAGGCGAAAACCAATGTAGTCAGCATTGCGCAGGCCAAAGAGCTGAATGATGAGACAGGCGTGACCCTAAATGGTCAGATCGTCAGACAACTCGCGACGCAAAGCGATGAGTTCGAACTCAAAGATAAAACCGGTTCAATTATTATTGAGGTTGATGATGATCAATGGAAACCTTTACGTCTGAAAGCCGGTGATCACGTCCGCATTTTGGGTGAAGTCGATACCCATAGTGATGAACCGACTGATATTGATGTGATTCAGATTGAGAGAGTGAAATAA
- a CDS encoding NirD/YgiW/YdeI family stress tolerance protein has protein sequence MKQMLLVVFLTSTMFATASWAGQREAEMLRNVAQNTVSVAQAKQLADETAVTLSGVIVKRIRGDHFKFKDGSGSIEIDVDDEVWKPIHLKAGDQVNIMGEVDTQSDKSTIIDVEKLEKISGSKEQWQWYNQH, from the coding sequence ATGAAGCAAATGTTATTGGTTGTATTTCTCACCAGTACCATGTTTGCTACCGCATCTTGGGCCGGACAGCGTGAAGCTGAAATGTTAAGGAACGTGGCTCAAAATACAGTGAGTGTTGCGCAAGCAAAACAACTGGCAGATGAAACGGCGGTCACCTTATCAGGTGTCATTGTTAAACGAATAAGAGGTGATCATTTTAAATTTAAGGATGGGAGTGGATCTATCGAAATCGATGTAGATGATGAGGTGTGGAAACCGATTCATTTAAAAGCAGGTGATCAGGTCAACATTATGGGTGAAGTTGATACCCAAAGTGATAAATCAACGATTATTGATGTCGAGAAACTGGAAAAAATATCAGGTAGTAAAGAGCAATGGCAGTGGTATAACCAGCATTAA
- the guaA gene encoding glutamine-hydrolyzing GMP synthase, translated as MTTNTQITEDRILILDFGSQYSQLIARRVRESGVYSEMFAYDMSEEDIRAFNPNGIILSGGPESVHEEGSPRAPEVVFNLGVPVLGICYGLQTMSAQLGGKVEPGTVHEFGYAEVDIQIRDGLIGDLEDSADKLKVWMSHGDKVTQIPEGFQITASTPSCPVAMVSDEKRRFYGIQFHPEVTHTAKGKELLSNFVHNICGCRSLWNSENIIDLRVQQLREQIGDQKVLLGLSGGVDSSVVAALLHRAIGDQLTCVFVDNGLLRLNEGEQVMDMFAKNMGIRVIRADAEERFLTALAGEVDPEKKRKIIGREFIEVFAEEARKLDGVNFLAQGTIYPDVIESAASKQGKAHVIKSHHNVGGLPEDLAFELVEPIRDLFKDEVRKLGTTLGLPFEMLYRHPFPGPGLGVRILGEVKKEYADILRLADDIFMQELRASGWYDKTAQAFAVFQPVKSVGVVGDGRRYAWVIALRAVETVDFMTARFAHLPYELVDKISTRIMNEIAEVSRVVYDVSSKPPATIEWE; from the coding sequence ATGACTACCAATACTCAAATCACTGAAGATCGTATCCTGATTTTGGATTTCGGTTCTCAATATAGTCAGTTGATTGCGCGTCGCGTACGTGAATCTGGCGTATATTCTGAAATGTTTGCCTATGACATGTCTGAAGAAGACATTCGTGCATTTAATCCAAACGGTATCATCCTGTCTGGTGGTCCTGAGAGCGTACACGAAGAAGGTAGCCCACGCGCACCTGAAGTGGTATTCAACTTGGGCGTTCCTGTATTGGGTATTTGCTACGGTCTGCAAACCATGTCTGCACAACTTGGCGGTAAGGTTGAGCCAGGTACAGTACATGAATTCGGTTATGCTGAAGTAGACATTCAAATCCGTGATGGTCTTATTGGCGATCTTGAAGATTCAGCAGACAAATTGAAAGTCTGGATGAGCCACGGTGACAAAGTGACTCAAATTCCAGAAGGCTTCCAGATTACTGCCAGCACACCAAGCTGCCCAGTGGCAATGGTGTCTGATGAAAAACGCCGTTTCTATGGTATTCAGTTCCACCCAGAAGTAACGCATACTGCTAAAGGTAAAGAGTTACTGTCTAACTTCGTTCACAACATCTGTGGTTGCCGCAGCTTGTGGAACTCTGAAAACATCATCGACCTACGTGTTCAACAACTTCGTGAACAGATTGGTGACCAAAAAGTACTTCTAGGTCTTTCTGGCGGTGTGGATTCATCTGTTGTTGCTGCGCTGTTACACCGTGCGATTGGTGACCAATTGACATGTGTATTCGTGGACAATGGTCTTCTTCGTTTGAACGAAGGCGAACAAGTGATGGACATGTTTGCGAAAAACATGGGTATCCGTGTGATTCGTGCTGATGCTGAAGAGCGTTTCTTGACTGCGCTTGCTGGTGAAGTTGATCCAGAGAAAAAACGTAAAATCATCGGTCGTGAATTCATTGAAGTATTCGCTGAAGAAGCACGTAAGCTTGATGGCGTGAACTTCCTTGCTCAAGGTACGATTTACCCTGACGTGATCGAATCTGCTGCAAGCAAACAAGGTAAAGCACACGTGATTAAATCGCACCATAACGTGGGAGGTTTACCAGAAGATTTAGCGTTTGAACTGGTTGAACCAATCCGTGACCTGTTCAAAGATGAAGTACGTAAATTGGGTACTACTTTAGGTCTTCCTTTTGAAATGCTTTACCGTCATCCGTTCCCAGGCCCAGGTCTAGGTGTTCGTATTCTGGGTGAAGTAAAGAAAGAATATGCTGACATTCTTCGTTTGGCTGATGACATCTTTATGCAAGAGCTTCGTGCAAGTGGCTGGTATGATAAAACTGCTCAAGCATTCGCGGTATTCCAACCAGTAAAATCTGTGGGTGTCGTAGGTGATGGTCGTCGTTATGCATGGGTCATCGCGCTTCGTGCGGTTGAAACTGTCGACTTCATGACTGCACGTTTTGCTCATCTTCCATACGAGCTGGTAGACAAAATCTCGACTCGTATCATGAATGAAATTGCTGAAGTTTCACGTGTGGTGTATGACGTTTCTTCTAAACCACCTGCAACAATTGAATGGGAGTAA